In Rosa chinensis cultivar Old Blush chromosome 1, RchiOBHm-V2, whole genome shotgun sequence, a genomic segment contains:
- the LOC112182225 gene encoding ATP-dependent DNA helicase PIF1-like produces the protein MTQDGGENSSMPRLIQDEISINIPQEDRDAVHHLNEDQTFAYNSIISAIECHDNAIFFVDGPGGTGKTYLYRALLASLRSNDHIVLATATSGIAAIILPGGRTTHSRFKIPLHLDASSTCCISKQSDLAELIRKSSAIVWDEAPMMNRYGFEALDRTFRDITSVDLPFGGKVMIFGGDFRQVLPVIHKGTRSEMVQASLINASFWKDVKILRLTQNMRSINDPDFSEFLLRVGNGEQPTVVEDIIQIPWPMIIPWENEESINQLVNQVFPNLDRHVNDAGYMVERAIITPKNDDVDVLNERIIQHFPGPERILYSFDSVEDDTRNMYQQEFLNSISPSGMPPHQLIIKKGAPIMLLRNIDPKMGLCNGTRLTCRGAYNNLIDAEILTGHFSGTRIFLPRIALKSAESSGLPFEMTRKQFPVKLSFALTINKSQGQTIPNVGIYLPDHVFSHGQLYVALSRGVSEASTKVLVKKGSLEGEEGVFTANVVYKEILLPST, from the coding sequence ATGACTCAAGATGGTGGTGAAAATTCTTCAATGCCAAGGCTAATACAAGATGAAATTTCAATTAACATTCCTCAAGAAGACCGGGATGCAGTTCATCATTTGAATGAGGATCAAACTTTTGCATACAATTCCATAATATCTGCTATTGAGTGTCATGACAATGCCATATTTTTTGTTGATGGTCCAGGAGGAACTGGAAAGACATACTTATATCGTGCATTATTAGCAAGCTTGAGAAGCAATGATCATATTGTATTGGCAACAGCAACTTCTGGCATAGCAGCAATAATACTACCTGGTGGGAGGACGACACACTCTAGGTTTAAAATTCCTCTTCATCTTGATGCATCTTCAACATGTTGTATTAGTAAACAATCTGATTTAGCAGAGTTGATAAGAAAGTCATCGGCAATTGTTTGGGATGAAGCACCAATGATGAATCGATATGGGTTTGAAGCTCTTGATCGAACATTTAGAGACATAACAAGTGTCGATTTGCCATTTGGAGGAAAGGTGATGATCTTCGGGGGTGATTTCCGACAAGTTCTTCCTGTTATCCATAAGGGTACGAGATCTGAGATGGTGCAAGCCAGTTTGATTAATGCTTCATTTTGGAAGGATGTGAAGATTCTTCGTTTGACACAGAATATGAGATCCATCAACGATCCAGATTTCTCAGAGTTCTTACTTCGTGTTGGTAATGGAGAACAACCAACTGTGGTTGAAGACATAATACAAATACCTTGGCCCATGATCATACCATGGGAGAATGAAGAATCAATCAACCAGTTGGTTAATCAAGTCTTCCCTAATTTGGATCGTCATGTAAATGATGCCGGGTACATGGTTGAAAGAGCAATAATTACTCCAAAAAATGATGATGTTGACGTACTCAATGAAAGAATCATACAACACTTTCCAGGGCCTGAACGAATCTTATACTCTTTCGACTCAGTTGAGGATGACACCAGAAATATGTATCAACAAGAATTTTTAAATTCGATTTCACCTTCTGGTATGCCGCCACATCAGTTGATTATAAAGAAAGGTGCCCCAATTATGCTTTTGAGGAATATTGACCCAAAGATGGGGTTGTGCAACGGTACAAGATTGACTTGCCGCGGAGCATATAACAATCTAATTGATGCAGAGATTTTAACAGGACATTTTTCGGGAACTAGAATTTTCTTGCCAAGAATCGCTCTTAAGAGTGCCGAAAGTTCTGGACTCCCGTTTGAGATGACAAGAAAGCAGTTCCCCGTAAAGTTGAGTTTTGCACTTACCATAAATAAATCACAAGGCCAGACAATACCAAATGTTGGTATTTACCTTCCTGATCATGTGTTCAGCCATGGACAGCTGTACGTGGCTTTATCGAGAGGAGTTTCAGAGGCAAGCACCAAAGTTTTGGTAAAAAAAGGTTCATTAGAGGGTGAGGAAGGGGTATTCACAGCAAACGTTGTGTATAAAGAAATTTTGCTTCCTTCCACATAA